From the Kazachstania africana CBS 2517 chromosome 12, complete genome genome, the window ACCCCTCTCCGTGGAAGTTAAAACGGAACAAAGATCAGTTCAGCGGCTATCCCCTCCCCCCACTGGTGTGGAGAAAAGCACCACCCCACTGGGCCAAAATTGGCCACGCCAGTAACTTCACGGTGACTACCGCTCGTGGAAAATAAAACTGGTATTACCCTGAGAGAAACTGCGTGTGTTTACCCAGCCACTTGCGCGTATTGTTAGGCAATTTGGCGGCTCAGCGGCTAATAGGCGGTATTGGATTACACGGTCATAAACCCAGTCCCCGCACTATACAACCACTGTTACCCCAACATCCATTCACTTTAACAATAGGGGAAACCCCAACAcaccttttttttttccttatCTCAGCGATAGCGCGGTTAAATCGAGTTTTTCCCGTCCATTCTTTCCCCCCCTCTTCAAGAAAATCGTATATAAACCTCAGTGGAAATTCCTCTCACTTCTTCCCAATATAAGGTCTCCCATAAGATAGCATAAAACTATCATGCAGCTGTTGATCCATCTACTGTTGGTTTGTTCCACATTGGTCAACGCTTTAGTTATACCTTCTTTAAAAGACTCTatagataaattttctgaCGATATTCACGGTTTATTAGACTCCGCTAAATTCTCGTCGTTGGCACCAGTACACAATGCAGATGCAGAGAATATCATTCCTCATCGTTACATCATCGTCTTTAAAGATGGTGTATCAAAGGAACAAATCCAGTTCCATAAAGAATTAATTACAACTTTACATTTGCAACAATCTTCCGCCTTTTCGAATGATTTTACGGAATATTTACAAACGGATATAAATGTTCCTGAATCAATGAGACAATCTTTGGGTGGTATTGTGTCAGATTTTGACATATCATCCTTGCTTTCTGGTTACATTGCATATCTAAGTGATGAATTATTGCATTTCATCAGATTAAATCCATTAATCGCATTCATAGAACATGATACCATGGTACACACTACAGATTTCAACACTCAAAATAATGCTCCATGGGGGTTGGCTCGTATTTCCCATCGCGAATCCTTAAATCTAGCCAACTTTAACAAGTATCTATACGATGATGATGCCGGTAAAAACGTCGACGCTTACGTTATCGATACCGGTGTAGACGTCAATCATGTAGAATTCCACAGTAGGGCCCATTGGGGTAAGACTATCCCATTAAATGACCAAGACATCGACGGCAATGGTCATGGGACTCACGTGGCAGGTACCATTGGTTCCCAACATTATGGTGTTGCAAAATCCGTCAATATCATTGCAGTAAAAGTTCTTAGATCAAATGGTTCAGGTTCAATGTCTGATGTCGTTAAAGGTGTAGAATTCGCCGTTTCATCTCACCTtgaaagaatgaaaaacgaaaagaatttgaaggGTTCAGTGGCTAATATGTCCTTAGGTGGTGGTAAATCACCTGCTTTAGACTTGGCTGTAAATGCCGCTGTAAAAGCTGGTATCCATTTTGCTGTTGCCGCAGGTAACGAAAATCAAAACGCTTGTAATTCATCTCCAGCCTCTGCTGAACAAGCTGTCACAGTAGGTGCTTCTACCATTAGTGATGAAAGAGCTTACTTCTCAAACTGGGGTGAATGTGTAGATATCTTTGCTCCGGGTCTAAATATCCTTTCCACATACATTGGCGCAAACGATGATGTCACTGCTACTTTAAGTGGTACCTCCATGGCTTCTCCACACGTTGCAGGTTTATTGGCTTACTACCTATCCTTACAGCCAGAAAAGAGTTCAGAATTCAGTACAAGAGCAATCTCCACTtctcaattgaaaaagaagctCATCGAATACGCTACTAAGGACGTCCTAGAAGACTTACCAGAGGGAACACCAAACGTTTTAATCTACAACGGTGGTGGACAAGATCTATCCGACTTCTGGAATCTAcagaattcaaagattccTGGTTCAAATTACATCGGTTACAACTACTTTtccaaattgaaaacactCTTCGATGACCTCAACTTCTACTAAATCCACCTCTCTCACGttttatattcaaaaaaaatagttatatatagaaaaccccatttaatttaaaaaaaggTACCGTAACTTCTCCCattaaatttcatttgaaacGCGTT encodes:
- the PRB1 gene encoding proteinase B (similar to Saccharomyces cerevisiae PRB1 (YEL060C) and YSP3 (YOR003W); ancestral locus Anc_6.14), which gives rise to MQLLIHLLLVCSTLVNALVIPSLKDSIDKFSDDIHGLLDSAKFSSLAPVHNADAENIIPHRYIIVFKDGVSKEQIQFHKELITTLHLQQSSAFSNDFTEYLQTDINVPESMRQSLGGIVSDFDISSLLSGYIAYLSDELLHFIRLNPLIAFIEHDTMVHTTDFNTQNNAPWGLARISHRESLNLANFNKYLYDDDAGKNVDAYVIDTGVDVNHVEFHSRAHWGKTIPLNDQDIDGNGHGTHVAGTIGSQHYGVAKSVNIIAVKVLRSNGSGSMSDVVKGVEFAVSSHLERMKNEKNLKGSVANMSLGGGKSPALDLAVNAAVKAGIHFAVAAGNENQNACNSSPASAEQAVTVGASTISDERAYFSNWGECVDIFAPGLNILSTYIGANDDVTATLSGTSMASPHVAGLLAYYLSLQPEKSSEFSTRAISTSQLKKKLIEYATKDVLEDLPEGTPNVLIYNGGGQDLSDFWNLQNSKIPGSNYIGYNYFSKLKTLFDDLNFY